A region of Peromyscus eremicus chromosome 17, PerEre_H2_v1, whole genome shotgun sequence DNA encodes the following proteins:
- the Use1 gene encoding vesicle transport protein USE1 isoform X2 — protein MAQAEGAGHRPLATSRLELNLVRLLCRCESMAAEKREPNEWRLEKYVGALEDMLQALKIQASKPASEVISEYSRKVDFLKGMLQAEKLTSSSEKALANQFLAPGRVPTTARERVPATKTVHLQSRARYTSEMRSELLGTESSGELEVDMRKRIAKGPRPADEKHSASELDLVLQRHQGLQEKLAEEMLGLARSLKTNTLAAQSVIKKDNQTLSHSLKMADQNLEKLKMESERLEQHAQKSVNWLLWAMLIVVCFVFISMILFIRIMPRLK, from the exons ATGGCGCAGGCGGAAGGGGCCGGTCACCGCCCGCTGGCGACGTCGCGGCTGGAGTTGAACCTGGTGCGGTTGCTGTGTCGCTGCGAGTCAATGGCAGCAGAAAAGCGGGAACCGAACGAGTGGCGTCTGGAGAAG TATGTGGGTGCCCTGGAAGACATGCTGCAGGCCCTGAAAATCCAAGCAAG CAAACCCGCCTCTGAAGTCATCAGCGAGTACTCGCGCAAGGTGGACTTTCTGAAGGGCATGCTGCAGGCTGAGAAGCTG ACCTCCTCCTCTGAGAAGGCCCTAGCTAACCAGTTCCTGGCCCCTGGCCGAGTGCCCACCACAGCCAGGGAACGGGTGCCCGCCACCAAGACCGTACATTTGCAGTCCCGGGCACGTTACACCAGTGAGATGCGGAGTGAGCTGCTGGGCACG GAATCATCTGGAG AGCTTGAGGTGGACATGAGGAAGCGCAT AGCAAAGGGGCCCAGACCTGCAGATGAGAAGCATTCAGCGTCCGAGCTTGACCTCGTCCTCCAGAGGCACCAGGGCCTCCAGGAAAAGCTGGCGGAGGAGATGCTAGGCCTGGCACGCAGCCTCAAGACCAACACACTAGCCGCCCAGAGTGTCATCAAGAAGGACAACCAG ACCCTGTCACACTCTCTCAAGATGGCCGACCAGAACCTGGAGAAGCTGAAGATGGAGTCCGAGCGGTTGGAGCAGCATGCGCAGAAGTCGGTGAACTGGCTGCTGTGGGCCATGCTCATCGTCGTATGCTTCGTATTCATCAGCATGATCTTGTTTATCCGAATCATGCCCAGGCTGAAATAA
- the Ocel1 gene encoding occludin/ELL domain-containing protein 1, producing the protein MQIPAGPAPRRGPPGPPAACRPRSRRSGPNATCSSRPAVGGRPSAAAPRMPARERPQPRPAGPEPRTLVSGSRESHAHPPQCHPGPGRLRTRPRKIVFEDELRSRAPLHEEKPPKALGPRPNPVPDYELKYPPVSSRRDRSRYAAVFEDQYAEFSELQREVGATQAKLRQLEALLMSLPPPRSQKEAHVAARVWREFEKKRADPGFLDKQARCHYLKGKLRHLKSQIRKFDDQEDSDCEDSVYF; encoded by the exons ATGCAAATACccgcaggccccgcccccaggcGCGGTCCGCCGGGTCCTCCCGCCGCCTGCAGACCCCGGTCCAGGCGCTCAGGCCCCAACGCTACTTGCAGTTCGCGCCCCGCCGTCGGGGGGCGCCCGAGCGCCGCGGCCCCGCGCATGCCCGCCCGGGAGCGCCCGCAGCCCCGCCCAGCCGGCCCCGAGCCCCGG ACGCTGGTGTCTGGAAGCCGGGAGTCCCACGCCCACCCTCCGCAGTGTCACCCGGGGCCCGGGCGGCTCCGCACGAGGCCCCGGAAGATCGTGTTTGAGGACGAGCTACGTTCCCGGGCCCCATTGCATGAAGAAAAGCCTCCCAAAGCTCTGGGACCCCGTCCCAACCCAGTGCCCGACTATGAGCT TAAGTACCCGCCAGTGAGCAGCAGGAGGGATCGGAGCCGCTATGCCGCTGTGTTCGAGGACCAGTACGCAGAGTTCTCGGAGCTCCAGCGCGAGGTGGGGGCCACGCAGGCCAAGCTGCGGCAGCTGGAGGCCCTGCTGATGTCACTGCCCCCACCGCGAAGCCAG AAGGAGGCTCACGTGGCAGCTCGTGTCTGGAGAGAATTTGAGAAGAAGCGGGCG GATCCTGGCTTCCTGGATAAGCAGGCTCGCTGTCACTACTTGAAGGGTAAACTGAGGCACCTCAAGTCGCAGATCCGAAAATTCGATGACCAAGAGGACAGCGACTGTGAGGACTCCGTGTACTTCTGA
- the Use1 gene encoding vesicle transport protein USE1 isoform X1, whose amino-acid sequence MAQAEGAGHRPLATSRLELNLVRLLCRCESMAAEKREPNEWRLEKYVGALEDMLQALKIQASKPASEVISEYSRKVDFLKGMLQAEKLTSSSEKALANQFLAPGRVPTTARERVPATKTVHLQSRARYTSEMRSELLGTESSGELEVDMRKRIRAKGPRPADEKHSASELDLVLQRHQGLQEKLAEEMLGLARSLKTNTLAAQSVIKKDNQTLSHSLKMADQNLEKLKMESERLEQHAQKSVNWLLWAMLIVVCFVFISMILFIRIMPRLK is encoded by the exons ATGGCGCAGGCGGAAGGGGCCGGTCACCGCCCGCTGGCGACGTCGCGGCTGGAGTTGAACCTGGTGCGGTTGCTGTGTCGCTGCGAGTCAATGGCAGCAGAAAAGCGGGAACCGAACGAGTGGCGTCTGGAGAAG TATGTGGGTGCCCTGGAAGACATGCTGCAGGCCCTGAAAATCCAAGCAAG CAAACCCGCCTCTGAAGTCATCAGCGAGTACTCGCGCAAGGTGGACTTTCTGAAGGGCATGCTGCAGGCTGAGAAGCTG ACCTCCTCCTCTGAGAAGGCCCTAGCTAACCAGTTCCTGGCCCCTGGCCGAGTGCCCACCACAGCCAGGGAACGGGTGCCCGCCACCAAGACCGTACATTTGCAGTCCCGGGCACGTTACACCAGTGAGATGCGGAGTGAGCTGCTGGGCACG GAATCATCTGGAG AGCTTGAGGTGGACATGAGGAAGCGCAT CAGAGCAAAGGGGCCCAGACCTGCAGATGAGAAGCATTCAGCGTCCGAGCTTGACCTCGTCCTCCAGAGGCACCAGGGCCTCCAGGAAAAGCTGGCGGAGGAGATGCTAGGCCTGGCACGCAGCCTCAAGACCAACACACTAGCCGCCCAGAGTGTCATCAAGAAGGACAACCAG ACCCTGTCACACTCTCTCAAGATGGCCGACCAGAACCTGGAGAAGCTGAAGATGGAGTCCGAGCGGTTGGAGCAGCATGCGCAGAAGTCGGTGAACTGGCTGCTGTGGGCCATGCTCATCGTCGTATGCTTCGTATTCATCAGCATGATCTTGTTTATCCGAATCATGCCCAGGCTGAAATAA